TTGGCTATTTTCTTTTTCTACCGCAGCCGCGTGCGCCTGCAAGAGGCCTTGAAACTCCTCTCTAAAACCAACCGTGAGGTAGAGCAGAACCGTGAAGACTTGAAAACGCAAGCCCATGTACTTACCCGGCAAAAAGAGGAACTGGAGAAACTTAACCACCTCAAAGACAAACTGTTCTCCATCATCTCCCATGATTTGCGCGGGCCGGTGGGCTCCCTGCGGGCTTTTGTGCAATTGTTGGCCGAGCACAAATTGACAGAACAGGAAACTCTAAAACTGTTGCCGCTCTTCGACTCTGAAATCAGCCACACCACCAACCTGCTGGACAATCTGCTGGCCTGGGCCAAAAGCCAGCTAGGAGGCTCCACCACCCAACCCGTGCCGGTGCGCCTCCAAGAGCTGGCCCACCGCAACCTGGAGCTGCTCCAACCCCTGGCTACCGTGAAAGGCATTAGTCTGTCACAGGAAATTTCACCTGACGTAGTGGCCTGGGCAGACCAGGAGATGGTTCATTTTGTGCTGCGCAACCTGGTGGCCAACGCCATTAAATTCTCCCATAGCAACGGCTCCGTCTTGGTCACTGGCCATGAAGAAGAAGGCCTTATCACCATGTCTGTGCAGGATTTCGGGAAGGGCATGAGCCCAGCAGACCAGGAAAAACTGTTCCAGGGCGCCCCCCTGAGCACCAGAGGCACCGCCAACGAGAAAGGCAGTGGCCTGGGCCTGCTTTTCTGCCGAGACTTTGTGCAGCTCAACGGCGGCACCCTCACCCTGGAAAGTACCCTGGGTCAAGGCAGCACCTTTTCCTTCACGCTTCCGGCCTACCAAGAGGCGGCGGTGCCTGAGTTGGTGTAAGTGTAGTAAGGCAAGGCGAAGAACTCAGAAGCTTTTTCAGAAGGCACCCATTGCGTTTTTAGCTTCATTTCTGAAAATGAAGCCGAAAACAGGCCCACTTACAGGAAAAGAAATTTACAAGATTTTACGCTTACGTGTCTGGGTTGATTTCTGCTTTTCCTTCAAAGATCAGTTTCTTGCCCATGGCGCTGAGCGAGCTTTCTGTGCGCAGAAAGCAGGAAGAAAGTACTTTCAAATCATTGGTGTAAAAAAGCGCTTTGGCCAGAAACTCGGTTTCCTGGGCAGACCAGGGTTCATAGGCTCTGGGGTAGGACAAGCGGGCCGGCTGTTGGTTGTCGGGCAGCGTGGCGGTGGGTTTCTGAATGCCCAATGCCTCCAGTTTCTCTTTTAACTGACCCAAGGCTTTGACCGATAGCTTGCAGAATTTTGGCCCGGTGAAATAGGCTACAGAGTCCCAGGGTTTTTCCTGAGCGGGTGGCTTTTTACTAGCCGCAAACGTATTCAGGTCTGGGTTGTCCTGGAGCGCCTGCAACACCAGGGGCTTCAGAGAATTGTACCTGAACTGGCCTTTGTAAACGCCGTACAGCGGGCTTCGTGTTACCGCTGTTCCCTCAAAATGCCGACTTCCTAACAAGAATTTGGTAAGCCTGCCAAACGAGGTGCTAAAACCGTTTTCCTGCAGAACCCTAATGGCGTTGTCCAACTCTTCAATTGACAGGGCAGTAGGGAGGCTTTCCGTCTGGGAAGTGCTTTGCCTGGTGGTGCCGGGTTGCGCCGACAAAGACACCAAGGCTGTTTGCAAGGCTCTGATTACGCTGCGTTCCTGTAAGATGGGATGGCCTTCCAGCACTTCGCCGGTGAAGGGCGAGCAGCCGGCCGCCAGGGCATCAAGGATGGCAATGGCTTCTTCTCTGTTCATATAACGTTGGTCTGACTATACGCTTGGCTACCTCAATATAGGCATTCTACCCAAAAATGCTAGTCATGTACGCTAGGGGCAAACCCGTTTTTGGCTTCATTTCTGGAAACGGAGCCGAAAACAGCCACAGAAAGAGTCCTCACAGGTTTTGAAAACCTGTGAGGACTCTGCGTTTTTAGCCTCGTTTCTGGAAATGAGCCCGAAAACAGGACTTGTCTAAATATCCTCGCACTGCTCCCTTCAAAACAGCAGATAAATGTACGGACAGGTCGGGACCTGTCCTGAACGATAGCCATCTCAGCTGGTGCTCTATGCAGTAAACAGCCCCAGGAATGCGATTAAAAAGGAATGCGTAGTTATCAGGAATGCGTGCGGACAGGTCGAGTCCTGTCCCTACATAATCTGGTTGTTTTTCGTCGTTTTAAATCAACCCTCTTGACTTGAACTCCAGGTACTTGTTAATAGCGTTGACGGTGAGTTTGTCTGGGGGCGTTAAGATGGAATGGATGCCATGCAGGCTGAATTCCTTCACAATCTGCCGCTTTTCATAGGCGAACTTCTCCGCGATGGTTTTGAGGTAGATTTCCTCCAGGTTGTCGGCGGGCTTGTCTAGCAGGTGCTTGGTTTCGGTGTTCTCAAAGAAAACCACCAGCAATAAGTGGTGTTTGGCGAGTTTGCGCAGGTAGGGCAGCTGGCGCTTGGCCCCGTTGAGGGTTTCAAAGTTGGTGAAGAGCAAGAGCAGGCTGCGTTGCTTGATTTTGGACCTAACCGTCACGTACAGCCGCTCGAAGTCAGATTCCTGGAACTTCGTTTTCTGGTTGTAGAGCAGTTCCAGAATCTTCTGCAGCTGCGTGGTTCTTCGCTCGGCGGGCAACATGGACCCAATCTGGTTGGAGAAGGTGATGATGCCTGCTTTGTCGTCTTTGCGAAGGGCCACGTTTGACAGCACCAGCGCCGCATTGATGGCGTAGTCCAGCAAACTCAGTTCGGCAAACGGCATTTCCATCACACGGCCTTTGTCAATCAAGCAAAAGACCTGTTGCGATTTTTCATCCTGGAAATGGTTGACCATGAGCTCAGATCTTCGGGCGGTGGCTTTCCAGTTGATGCTGCGTTGGTCATCGCCGGCCACGTAAGGCCTGATCTGCTCAAACTCGGCGCTGTGGCCTACCTGCCGCACTTTCTTGATGCCCATGGCGCTCAGGTTCTGACTGGCCGCCAACAGCTCATACTGCCGCATCTGAATAAACGAGGGGTACACCGGCACTGTCTGCCCCTGCCTAAATTTATATCGCCGCCGCGCCAGTTTCAAAGGCCCGTTCACCAACACATTGATCGCACCGAAATGGTACACGCCGCGCTGCACCGGCCGGAGCATGTATTCCACTACCTGCGTCTCGCCGAGCTTGGCCTGCACCTGAAACACCGCGTCGCGCTTCTGGAACTGGAACGGCAATTCTTCTATCACTTCCATGTCCAGGCCAAAGCTGTAGCGGTTCTCCACGTACAGAAACACTGGATTCTCGCTGCCGTTGGAAAGCTTTTCCTGCATGCTGCGGCTGGCGTGAATGCCTTGTTTGGTTTTGAACAGCACCAGCGCATCTACCACCGCGCACAGCACAAACACGCCAAACGCCACCTTCATTACCAACAGAATAGCCGGCAAAAAGAACGCCACCACAAACAACGCCACCGCCGCGGCCAGGCCATAGTAAAACGTACGGGTGAAATATAGACTGCGGAAGATGTTCACGGATGAATGAGTTGTACTATTAATTAATTATTCTTTTATGACGCATTTCGTCCCCCTTTGAAGGCCCGGGATGATTTGCATACCTAGATTTTTCATTTAAAATACTTCTACCGCAAGTTTAGCGCTAGCGTAACTTGCGGCAGTGGGGTAGTTTCTGCTTTCGGTTCTTCAGCCGGCTTTGTCATCCCCCTACCCCCTTCAAAGGGGGACGAAATGCGTACTTTTCATTCAAGTTAAGTATTCCCAAAGTTTCTGTTTTGAGCTTCATTTCTGAAAATGAGCCTTAAAACAGAAACCATCCATCAACCAAAGGCCCAGTCCCTTCTCCCTCTGGGAGAAGGCTAGGATGAGGGAGAATTATCCATTGATCACTAATTCACGTGGCAATAAAATGATTAATCCCTAACCCTCTCCTAGAGGGAGGGTGGACTTTTCATCTTTTCCGTTTTTGGCTTCATTTTCAGAAATGAGCCCGAAAACGTAAACCAGACACTACCTCGGCACTTCTACTTTCTGGATGATTTGTTTGATCACGTCATCTGGCGTGCCGCCTTCCATTTCGCGTTCTGGGGTGAGCAGCACGCGGTGGCGCAATACGGCGGGGGCCAGTTCCTGCACATCCTCGGGGGTCACAAAACCACGGTTTCTAATGGCGGCCAGGGCTTTGGCGCTGTTAAGCAAGGCCAAGGAGGCACGCGGCGAAGCACCCAAATACAGTGACTTATGCGAACGGGTCTGCACCACCACATTCGCGATGTAGGCCAGCACATTGTCATCAACATGAATGGCTTGCACTTGCTTGCGCAGACGGGCTACTTTTTCGGCAGACAGCACGGGTTGAATGTCTTGTACGCCTTGCTGCAATGCAGGCCGCTGGTGGTGAACGCCCAGAATTGAAATCTCCTCTTCCAGAGTAGGGTACTGCACCAGAATCTTGAACATGAAACGGTCCAGCTGCGCCTCTGGCAGGCGGTAGGTTCCCTCCTGCTCAATGGGATTCTGCGTGGCCAGCACCACAAATGGGTCGGCCATGTCATACTGCACGCTGTCATGGGTGATGTGCTTTTCCTCCATCACCTCAAACAGAGAGGCCTGCGTTTTGGCGGGGGCGCGGTTGATCTCGTCAATCAAGATGATGTTAGAGAAAATGGGGCCTTCCTTGAACTGGAACGTGGCGCTGCCCGGGTGGAACACGCTGGTTCCCAACACATCTGAAGGCATTAAGTCTGGCGTGAACTGAATGCGGTTGAAGCCCACATCAATCGTGCGCGCCAATAGTTTGGCGGTGAGTGTTTTGGCGATGCCTGGCACGCCTTCAATCAGCACGTGCCCATCGGCCAGAACGGCCACCAACAGCAAATCCACGAAGGCTTCCTGCCCAATGATTCTCTTGCGCAGCTGCTCTTTTATTTGCTGCACGGCGTCCTGCAGTTCAGAAAAGTCGGGTTGGGGTTCATGGGGCAGGGCGGTTTCTTCTATCTGATTTTCCATATAATTCTTGTCTTATCTACCGGCGTTGCGGTAGAAGTTTTCCAGTTTTTTGTTGAGGTTCCAGAGCGTGATTTCCTCCACGGTTTCATAGCGGCGCACGTCTTGGATGATGTTGAACAGCTTGGTGATTTCCTGGAGGTCTATGCCAGATTTCGCGGCCACGCGTTCCTGCAGTTCCTGGTCCAGGTCAGTGGTGTGTTCATGGAAATGCAGGCGCAGGTACTCCAGAAAGTAGTTCACCTTTTTCTCGGCAATGGCTTTGTGGTCGCGGTAGTTGTAATACAGATCACCTACCACCTGCACAAATTCCAGGGTGGTGTTGCGGGGTTTTTCTACCACCGGAATGATGCGCTGCGTGCGCTTGCTCTGGAACAGCACAAAGAGAAAAAGTCCGCCCAAGGTGATGTAATATGCCCAGGTGAGCGCGTCATAACTCAGCAGCACCCTGAATTTAGACTCGTTTTCCTGCGAGCCCTGTTTCTGGTATTCGTCCCACCAAACGGGCTGTACCGGCAAATGCGACAGCGCGGCGGCGGCGTATTTGCTCTGCGGCGTTTTGATCACGTAATAGTTACTGAACGCAAACGGCACCGAACTCAAAAAGAAACTCCCCTTGCCAAACGGTACCTGCACAAAATTCACGCCGCCCACCGTGTTCTTGCCCAGCACGGTGGCCTTGGCAGCCGCGTCTGGCACCAGCTCAACATTGCCCCGGGCCCAGGCATACCGCGCAGGCTTCAGGTTTTTCAATTGCGGGTGCGTGAACACCAGGCCAATAGAATCTTGTTCTATACTTGTAGTAGAGGCCACACTAAAATGCAGGGTATCGCGGAGGGCTTTCTCAAACACATAGGCACTAATGAACGCCTGGTTTCCTTGGGCCACAAAGTCCAGCAGCGCGTCTACGTCCAAGGAATCTGCAGCAAAAGAAGCGTTCACGAACACATAGTTCACGGGTTGAGCCGCACTGTCTTCCAGCGAAGTCTCCACCTGGTTTAGGATAGGCTGCCGCACCGTAGAAACTGCTTCCCTCTTGAATAGCTCTGGCAGCAGCTGGTAGAGCACATTGGTGCCGTACGGGATTTTGTCTTTGTTGATGAACGTGACGTTCCAGTCAATGGGCTTGGGCCGATAATACTCCACCACTACCAACACCGTGAACAACAGACCCAGCACCAGCGCATACGTTTTATACTGTTTCATGCACGCGCCAGTAAAGATTGATCAAAGGCCAGAAACCGCTGCTTGGCGGCTTCAAACCGCTGGGCGTCTACCGCAGAACCGCCGTACCACGCCACCTCAAACAACCACGTTATCTGCTCAAAAGACCGGCGCAGGCCGTTTTCCTTGATTTCATAGACGTACATGCGGTTGGTTTTGCCGGGTTTCCAGTCTATGTGAGCCTGGTCTGTGAGTTGCTTGAGCGTTTTGAGGTAGTACAGCCTGATGGCCCTTCGGTAATCGCCCTGGGTTTCTGCTTCTGAGATCAGCGCAACAAAGTCAATTTCATGGATGTTCTCGCGGTAGGTTTCATAGTGCAGGGCCAGGCCAGAAGCCTTACGGCTGAACAAGCCCACAAAATCTACCTGCAGCAATTTTAGAATCACAAACAAAGTAGTACCCACCGCTACGGCGTACATCAGAAACTTCCAGAAAGGCGAGGCGTTTTTGTTTCCCCACATTTCTGAGAAAAACTGGCCCACGCGTCGCCAGAAACGCTCCCACGCTGACATATCTGGGCGAACGTCCACTTCATATTGGAAGGCGCGGTCTTCCTGTAAAGATTGTAAAGTTTGGGGGTTGGGCTGGCGCAGTTCCAGTTTCTGCTGGGTCACCGGCACTGGGGAAGTCTGAATTTCGGGCGCAGCCCAGGCCAACCGGCACGTGCCTAACAACAGGAAAAGAAAGAGGAAAAGTGGTCTCAAAACGTTAAGCTTCCTCCTGTTCTGAAATGGTGGCCAGTGCGGGTTCTGGCTTGCCAATGTTTTCTACCTGCTCCAGGAGCCCAATGCCGTCTTTGACTTCCACCAAATGGTAATACTGGAACCCCAGGCCTGTCACCCAGATAATGTAGAGCAGCAGGTTCACAACGGTAGACACCGTGCCGGCCGCCACCAAAAGCAAATCATTTTCGCCGCCCGGCAGGTGCAGAATACGCAGGATGTAGGTGACAATGGCTGGCGCCGAGGCCACAAAACCGAACACACCCTGAATAATGATTAACACCAGAAAAAACCCAAACGAGGACCACCAATTGCCTTTCACCAGGTACAGGCAGCGCTCCATGGCCTCCACAAAACCCACGTCTTCGCGCAGCATGACCACGATAAAGATGGAAAACGCCACGTACAGGTATACCCCCGGCACCACCAGCAAAAGCGTGCCCAGCACACAGATAATGAAAACGCCAATGGTGGAGTACAACACTGGAATGATATGGCCTTTGGCCAGCGCCCACACATCACGCACTTCAATGGGGCCGTCATAGTCCTGGTACAACACCATGAAGGAATACACCGTGAGGCTGAGCATGACATAGGCCACTATGGTAAAGAAAATCTGCAGCCAGTAATGCACAGACAAGATGGAACTGGCGAAGGAATACGCGCCCATAGATTCATACTCCACTTCGCCGGCGGCCTGAGCCAGTTGCGTGCTTTGGTAAATGCCAGAAAAGATACCGGCCAGCAGCGCGAACGGCACTACCAGGTACAGCAAACTGGTGAGCAGCACTTTGTAATTCTGCTTGATAAACGCGAAGGTGACGTTCAGTTTCTGCCCCAGATCACGCTCTTCTCTAAATTCAATGGGTCTATGTGTCATCATAGGGCACGGGCCTGGCGGTGCAGGTACATGGGGTAATAGATAAAGTAAAAGCCAATAAAGGCCGCCGATGTCAAAATAATACTCAGGCTGGCCGCCATAGGCATGGTGTTATGCCGCGTCACAAAGCTCTCTAAGAAACCGGCGGTAATGAAAATAGGCACCAGGCCAATCACAATCTTAATGCCCTGCTTGGCGCCCCGCTTGAAAGACTCCATGCGGGAAAAGGTCTTCGGGAAGAGAATGCTGTTGCCCATCACAAAACCGGCGCAACCCGCAATCACAATGGCTGAGATTTCCAGCGTGCCATGGATCCAGATAGTCAGCACCGAGGTCAGGAGCACGCCCTGTTTGTAGAAGAAATATTGGAACGCGCCCACCATAATGCCGTTCTGCAACAGGGCCGCAAATGTGCCCACACTCAGCAACACGCCCATGATAAAGGCTATGAACGACACCCGTATGTTATTGATGGTGATGTAGAAAAACATGGGGGCCTCGTCCATCTTTTTGTACACGGCCATAGGGTCCCCGTTTCTGATGTTCTCCAGCGTTTGGTTCACGTAGTTGTCACCCAGAATCAGGCGCACAAACGAATCATCATACGCCGCCGACAAGGCCCCAATGAAACAGGCTCCGGCGAAGACCAGAAACGCATAGAACAGCTGGCGGTGGTGCTGGTAGAACAGCAAAGGCAGCTCCT
This region of Rufibacter sp. LB8 genomic DNA includes:
- a CDS encoding MoxR family ATPase translates to MENQIEETALPHEPQPDFSELQDAVQQIKEQLRKRIIGQEAFVDLLLVAVLADGHVLIEGVPGIAKTLTAKLLARTIDVGFNRIQFTPDLMPSDVLGTSVFHPGSATFQFKEGPIFSNIILIDEINRAPAKTQASLFEVMEEKHITHDSVQYDMADPFVVLATQNPIEQEGTYRLPEAQLDRFMFKILVQYPTLEEEISILGVHHQRPALQQGVQDIQPVLSAEKVARLRKQVQAIHVDDNVLAYIANVVVQTRSHKSLYLGASPRASLALLNSAKALAAIRNRGFVTPEDVQELAPAVLRHRVLLTPEREMEGGTPDDVIKQIIQKVEVPR
- a CDS encoding DUF4129 domain-containing protein, whose protein sequence is MRPLFLFLFLLLGTCRLAWAAPEIQTSPVPVTQQKLELRQPNPQTLQSLQEDRAFQYEVDVRPDMSAWERFWRRVGQFFSEMWGNKNASPFWKFLMYAVAVGTTLFVILKLLQVDFVGLFSRKASGLALHYETYRENIHEIDFVALISEAETQGDYRRAIRLYYLKTLKQLTDQAHIDWKPGKTNRMYVYEIKENGLRRSFEQITWLFEVAWYGGSAVDAQRFEAAKQRFLAFDQSLLARA
- a CDS encoding DUF4350 domain-containing protein, translated to MKQYKTYALVLGLLFTVLVVVEYYRPKPIDWNVTFINKDKIPYGTNVLYQLLPELFKREAVSTVRQPILNQVETSLEDSAAQPVNYVFVNASFAADSLDVDALLDFVAQGNQAFISAYVFEKALRDTLHFSVASTTSIEQDSIGLVFTHPQLKNLKPARYAWARGNVELVPDAAAKATVLGKNTVGGVNFVQVPFGKGSFFLSSVPFAFSNYYVIKTPQSKYAAAALSHLPVQPVWWDEYQKQGSQENESKFRVLLSYDALTWAYYITLGGLFLFVLFQSKRTQRIIPVVEKPRNTTLEFVQVVGDLYYNYRDHKAIAEKKVNYFLEYLRLHFHEHTTDLDQELQERVAAKSGIDLQEITKLFNIIQDVRRYETVEEITLWNLNKKLENFYRNAGR
- a CDS encoding DUF58 domain-containing protein, coding for MNIFRSLYFTRTFYYGLAAAVALFVVAFFLPAILLVMKVAFGVFVLCAVVDALVLFKTKQGIHASRSMQEKLSNGSENPVFLYVENRYSFGLDMEVIEELPFQFQKRDAVFQVQAKLGETQVVEYMLRPVQRGVYHFGAINVLVNGPLKLARRRYKFRQGQTVPVYPSFIQMRQYELLAASQNLSAMGIKKVRQVGHSAEFEQIRPYVAGDDQRSINWKATARRSELMVNHFQDEKSQQVFCLIDKGRVMEMPFAELSLLDYAINAALVLSNVALRKDDKAGIITFSNQIGSMLPAERRTTQLQKILELLYNQKTKFQESDFERLYVTVRSKIKQRSLLLLFTNFETLNGAKRQLPYLRKLAKHHLLLVVFFENTETKHLLDKPADNLEEIYLKTIAEKFAYEKRQIVKEFSLHGIHSILTPPDKLTVNAINKYLEFKSRGLI
- a CDS encoding stage II sporulation protein M, with translation MREAAFIKQNSAKWKQYATQATRNPDQLADQFIELTDDLAYARTFYPDSDNTAYLNNLTGKIHQTIYKNKKEKKNRFVLFWKQELPLLFYQHHRQLFYAFLVFAGACFIGALSAAYDDSFVRLILGDNYVNQTLENIRNGDPMAVYKKMDEAPMFFYITINNIRVSFIAFIMGVLLSVGTFAALLQNGIMVGAFQYFFYKQGVLLTSVLTIWIHGTLEISAIVIAGCAGFVMGNSILFPKTFSRMESFKRGAKQGIKIVIGLVPIFITAGFLESFVTRHNTMPMAASLSIILTSAAFIGFYFIYYPMYLHRQARAL